A section of the Paenibacillus aurantius genome encodes:
- a CDS encoding GntR family transcriptional regulator, whose product MINNENKPLYMVIKDDLKMKITMGEYSPEAQVPTEAELAELYGVSRITSKRALVELEREGLIYRKRGSGSFVKQLGEREDSGELVSPIISMIVPFMASYSMPNNLKGASDYLDAHGYFLSIHNSDWSLKKERELLTKLPKSGSRAIILYPVSSSGNIEILSALHSNGYPIVTIDQYIDGLGITSVTSDNYAGGYETATRLIREGHTRIAYVSSISITYRSTVRDRYFGYCQAHRENGLTIDPEIVITDYYRQVNDQNARAFYSALLHDLMHKGVTAILTENDYVGVELLKCALEMGIPVPEKVAIVGFDNEEMSQHLEVPLSTVEQNYYEIGYKAAELVVRMIYQDKSIETRNVVPVNFIERQSTRKQPKGIDDDSEN is encoded by the coding sequence GTGATTAATAATGAGAACAAACCTTTGTATATGGTCATAAAAGATGATTTGAAGATGAAAATCACCATGGGTGAGTACAGCCCAGAGGCGCAAGTCCCCACGGAGGCGGAGTTGGCTGAGCTTTACGGGGTCAGCCGCATTACATCAAAGCGTGCATTGGTGGAGCTGGAACGAGAAGGTTTGATCTACCGGAAGCGCGGAAGCGGAAGCTTCGTTAAGCAGCTTGGGGAACGCGAAGACAGCGGTGAATTGGTTAGCCCTATCATATCGATGATCGTGCCCTTCATGGCCTCATACAGTATGCCGAACAACCTGAAGGGCGCGTCGGATTATTTGGATGCGCACGGTTACTTTCTAAGCATACACAACAGCGATTGGAGCCTAAAGAAAGAACGAGAACTCCTGACAAAACTGCCTAAGAGCGGCAGCCGTGCTATCATATTGTACCCGGTCAGCTCTTCCGGCAATATCGAAATACTCAGTGCATTGCATAGCAACGGCTATCCGATCGTCACCATCGACCAGTATATTGACGGTTTGGGAATTACGAGCGTGACGTCGGACAACTATGCCGGCGGCTATGAGACCGCCACACGGCTCATCCGAGAAGGCCATACCCGAATTGCCTACGTATCGAGCATCAGCATCACCTACCGGAGCACGGTTCGCGACCGCTACTTCGGGTATTGCCAGGCACACCGCGAGAACGGTCTGACGATTGATCCCGAAATCGTCATTACGGATTACTACCGGCAAGTGAACGATCAAAATGCTCGAGCTTTCTATAGTGCGCTTCTCCATGATCTGATGCACAAAGGTGTAACTGCCATACTAACGGAGAATGATTATGTTGGTGTTGAATTATTGAAGTGTGCTTTGGAAATGGGGATCCCGGTACCGGAGAAGGTGGCCATTGTTGGGTTCGATAACGAAGAGATGTCCCAGCATTTAGAAGTTCCGCTTTCGACCGTTGAGCAGAATTACTATGAAATTGGATACAAGGCTGCTGAATTAGTGGTGCGAATGATATATCAAGATAAAAGCATCGAAACCCGCAATGTGGTGCCTGTGAACTTCATTGAAAGACAATCTACCCGCAAACAGCCAAAAGGAATAGACGACGACTCAGAAAACTAG
- a CDS encoding YIP1 family protein has protein sequence MLTAMFTAFLLIGWSIPAFASPAETYTYSFWGKPVPAPEPYAVAGVANGIDLGVGALKTPNDLHVAANGTIVLADTGNNRVLVMNKEMKVTRVIDRFHTNDTFNGPEGVFHDGKGQIYVADTGNRRIVVVKEDGTFVRTIGEPKSPLLRNTFQYTPVKLAVDRADRIYVVSKGSYEGILEFESDGRFDGFVGTNKVKFNPIDLLWKRISTKTQRSQMEQFIPLEFNNLDIGQDGFIFTTTSEEDSDQPIKKLNPSGADILRSKGYFPPKGDTGNLMLGSRRGSSIFVDVTGDVSGMYSGLDSKRGRIFTYDKDGNMLYEFGGLGSQQSNFRTPVAIAMQGEQVLVLDRDIGRITTLAPTRYGSLIREAVVNLSNGKVEASTAAWSKVLQLNANYDIAYSGIGKSLLKKGENREAITYFKLGNNREWYSEAFKRYRKEVVQSHFGTIVLIAAIVIAFIAFAVKWGGRRLAGQYYEEVGMLRNPFYTMIHPFNGFWEMKYEHKGRIKIALAILFALVVFLIIKQQYSGFVVNFSNPAEWNSMDTLKFVVLPFVLWCVANWSLTTLMDGEGKFREIVMATAYALMPFLVIYLPQTLYSNVITQNEASFYYLLDGLALVWFIWLLFVGTMTVHQYTPSKTVATMLLTLVVIGIMLFLGVLFFSMLQQMISFAISIFRELSFRY, from the coding sequence ATGTTAACGGCCATGTTCACGGCCTTCCTGTTGATCGGTTGGTCCATCCCCGCTTTCGCTTCGCCAGCCGAAACCTATACGTATTCATTCTGGGGAAAACCCGTTCCCGCACCTGAACCGTATGCCGTCGCCGGTGTGGCGAACGGAATCGACTTGGGTGTCGGAGCACTGAAGACGCCGAATGATCTGCATGTGGCGGCGAATGGAACGATAGTCCTGGCGGATACGGGAAACAACCGGGTTCTCGTTATGAATAAAGAGATGAAAGTGACTCGCGTGATCGATCGCTTTCATACCAACGATACCTTTAACGGACCGGAAGGCGTCTTTCACGACGGCAAGGGGCAGATCTATGTCGCCGACACGGGGAACAGGCGAATTGTCGTCGTGAAAGAGGACGGCACTTTTGTCCGAACGATCGGGGAGCCGAAATCACCCCTCCTGCGCAATACGTTCCAATACACTCCGGTGAAGCTAGCCGTCGATCGGGCCGACCGAATCTATGTCGTCAGCAAGGGATCGTACGAGGGCATTCTTGAATTTGAATCGGACGGCAGGTTCGACGGGTTCGTTGGAACCAACAAGGTGAAATTCAACCCCATCGACCTGCTTTGGAAGCGGATTTCAACCAAGACGCAGCGCAGCCAGATGGAGCAGTTCATTCCGCTGGAGTTCAACAATCTGGATATCGGGCAGGACGGCTTTATCTTTACAACCACTTCGGAGGAAGATTCGGATCAGCCCATCAAAAAGCTGAATCCTTCCGGGGCCGATATCCTACGGAGCAAGGGTTACTTTCCTCCCAAGGGGGATACCGGCAACCTGATGCTTGGAAGCCGGCGGGGCAGCTCCATTTTTGTCGATGTCACCGGAGACGTAAGCGGCATGTACAGCGGTTTGGATTCCAAGCGCGGCCGTATTTTTACCTATGACAAGGACGGGAATATGCTGTACGAATTCGGCGGACTGGGTTCCCAGCAATCCAATTTCCGAACGCCCGTCGCCATCGCCATGCAGGGAGAACAGGTTCTTGTGCTGGATCGGGACATCGGGCGCATTACGACCTTAGCGCCGACCCGATATGGTTCGCTCATTCGCGAAGCCGTCGTTAATCTCAGCAACGGGAAGGTCGAAGCTTCGACGGCCGCATGGAGCAAAGTGCTTCAGTTAAACGCCAACTACGATATTGCCTATAGCGGCATCGGGAAGTCGCTCTTAAAGAAAGGCGAGAACCGGGAAGCGATCACCTACTTCAAGCTCGGCAACAACCGGGAGTGGTATTCGGAGGCGTTTAAGCGTTACCGCAAGGAAGTGGTCCAAAGTCATTTCGGGACGATCGTTCTCATCGCAGCCATCGTCATCGCCTTCATTGCCTTTGCGGTGAAATGGGGCGGACGCCGTCTCGCCGGACAATATTACGAGGAAGTCGGCATGCTGCGAAACCCGTTTTATACGATGATTCATCCGTTCAACGGGTTTTGGGAGATGAAGTACGAACACAAAGGCCGTATCAAGATAGCGCTCGCCATCTTGTTCGCCCTGGTGGTTTTCCTGATCATCAAGCAGCAGTACAGCGGATTTGTCGTTAATTTCAGCAATCCGGCCGAATGGAACAGCATGGATACGCTGAAGTTTGTCGTCCTTCCCTTCGTTCTTTGGTGCGTCGCCAACTGGTCGCTCACTACGCTGATGGATGGGGAAGGCAAGTTCCGCGAGATCGTCATGGCCACCGCTTATGCGCTCATGCCGTTCCTCGTGATCTATCTGCCGCAGACCTTGTACAGCAACGTGATTACCCAGAACGAAGCATCGTTCTATTACCTGTTGGACGGGTTGGCTTTGGTATGGTTTATCTGGCTGCTATTTGTCGGAACCATGACGGTTCATCAGTATACACCGAGCAAAACCGTCGCAACGATGCTGCTAACCCTTGTTGTCATCGGCATCATGCTGTTCCTTGGTGTTCTGTTCTTCAGCATGCTGCAGCAAATGATCAGCTTCGCCATTTCCATCTTTCGGGAATTGTCATTCCGATACTGA
- a CDS encoding carbohydrate ABC transporter permease — protein sequence MKAIFHIRKRINRSWLVDMLLFFLLCGVACFMGLPLVFTISNAFKPIDEIFLFPPRLLVHHPTWNNFFALKDIFADSWVPFSRYVFNTFFIAIIGTVGHVIIASAAAYPLAKIKFPGHKILFHIVVLSLMFTAYVTQVPNYMTITWLGLINTYWAVILPAFGMTLGLYLMKQFMEQIPDSLLEAARIDGASEYRTFWQTVMPIVRPAWLTLIIFSIQGLWTSGAVSHKFIYSEQLKTVDYVFGQVASGGLVRTGPVAAITLLMMIVPITVFIVSQSNIIQTMSTSGLKE from the coding sequence ATGAAAGCCATTTTCCATATTCGCAAACGGATCAATCGTTCTTGGTTGGTCGATATGCTGCTGTTCTTCTTGTTATGCGGAGTGGCATGCTTTATGGGATTGCCGCTCGTGTTCACCATCAGCAACGCATTCAAGCCGATTGACGAGATTTTTCTGTTCCCGCCGAGACTGTTGGTTCATCATCCGACATGGAATAATTTCTTTGCATTGAAGGATATTTTTGCCGATTCATGGGTTCCGTTCTCCCGGTATGTGTTCAATACATTCTTTATTGCCATCATCGGGACCGTCGGGCATGTGATCATCGCTTCGGCGGCGGCATACCCGTTGGCCAAAATCAAATTTCCGGGACATAAAATCCTGTTCCATATCGTCGTGCTCTCCCTGATGTTTACGGCTTACGTCACGCAGGTGCCGAACTATATGACGATCACCTGGCTCGGGTTGATCAATACCTATTGGGCCGTGATCCTGCCGGCCTTCGGCATGACGCTCGGCTTATACCTCATGAAGCAATTTATGGAACAGATTCCGGATTCGCTTCTGGAAGCGGCCCGAATCGATGGAGCCAGCGAGTATCGCACCTTCTGGCAGACCGTCATGCCGATCGTCAGGCCGGCCTGGCTGACGCTGATTATTTTCTCCATCCAGGGGCTGTGGACGTCGGGTGCCGTAAGCCACAAATTTATTTACAGCGAGCAGTTAAAGACGGTCGACTATGTGTTTGGCCAGGTTGCGAGCGGCGGTCTTGTGCGGACGGGGCCTGTCGCCGCGATTACGCTGCTCATGATGATCGTGCCGATTACCGTATTTATCGTTTCGCAAAGCAACATCATCCAGACGATGTCAACATCGGGGTTGAAGGAATAG
- a CDS encoding alpha-L-fucosidase — protein sequence MQKWFEEAKLGIFIHYGIYAVNGIAESWSFYNGRISHEDYMKQLEGFTAKNFDADKWADLIAKSGARYAVLTTKHHDGVALWDTQYSDLNVVKKTPAKRDLLKEYAEAITKEGIRLGMYFSLIDWSHPDYPSVFEGDRVPDDLSTVNRFSNPKDGIQDESRWQKFLEFNNNQLQELLTNYGKVDLLWFDGDWERSAEQWNLPAFKQYLKSFNPELIINSRLQGHGDYRTPEQGLPITRPEGPWEFCTTINSSWGYQPRDNHYKTLKQIIRMFCDCITLGGNMLLDIGPMEDGTIDPRQENILLGLGDWIRTHEEAVYETDEGIHTRYFLGGSTVSKDRKTLYLFVYDDPKESVCLKGLSNMINRITVLHSGKELKHAIHGGVPWFNIPGTTWIHMTPEDAHEHVSVLKLELDGELDMYGGSGAVVTHN from the coding sequence GTGCAGAAGTGGTTCGAGGAAGCGAAGCTTGGAATATTCATTCATTACGGGATCTATGCGGTTAACGGAATTGCCGAGTCTTGGTCCTTCTATAACGGGAGGATCTCACACGAAGATTATATGAAGCAATTGGAAGGCTTTACGGCCAAAAACTTCGATGCGGATAAGTGGGCGGATCTCATCGCAAAATCCGGGGCTCGATATGCCGTATTGACGACGAAGCATCATGATGGGGTTGCGCTATGGGATACACAGTACTCCGATTTGAACGTTGTGAAGAAGACCCCGGCCAAACGCGACCTCCTCAAAGAGTATGCCGAAGCCATCACCAAAGAAGGAATCCGGCTCGGGATGTATTTTTCTCTCATCGATTGGTCCCATCCGGATTACCCCAGTGTATTCGAAGGTGACCGAGTACCGGATGACCTGAGTACAGTCAACCGTTTCTCTAACCCGAAAGACGGCATCCAGGATGAGAGCAGATGGCAAAAGTTTCTCGAATTCAATAACAACCAGCTGCAAGAACTGTTAACGAACTACGGTAAAGTCGACCTTTTGTGGTTTGACGGAGACTGGGAACGCAGTGCCGAGCAATGGAATCTTCCTGCCTTTAAGCAGTACCTCAAGTCCTTTAATCCTGAGTTGATCATCAACTCTAGGCTGCAGGGCCATGGCGATTATAGAACGCCCGAACAAGGTCTGCCGATCACCAGGCCGGAGGGACCCTGGGAATTTTGCACCACCATCAACAGCTCTTGGGGATACCAGCCGCGGGATAATCACTACAAAACGCTGAAACAAATCATCCGGATGTTCTGTGACTGTATTACCCTGGGCGGTAATATGCTTCTCGATATTGGACCAATGGAAGATGGAACGATTGATCCCAGACAGGAAAATATTTTACTGGGTCTTGGCGATTGGATACGAACCCATGAAGAAGCTGTCTACGAGACGGATGAAGGAATACATACCCGGTATTTTTTGGGCGGCAGCACGGTATCCAAAGATCGGAAAACCCTCTATCTATTCGTTTATGACGATCCGAAAGAAAGTGTTTGCCTTAAAGGGTTATCGAATATGATCAATCGAATTACCGTTCTTCATTCGGGCAAAGAGCTCAAGCATGCTATCCACGGGGGAGTGCCTTGGTTCAACATCCCGGGAACAACCTGGATTCACATGACACCCGAAGATGCACACGAACATGTTTCCGTTTTGAAGCTGGAGCTTGACGGGGAGTTAGATATGTACGGCGGCTCGGGTGCCGTAGTAACGCATAATTAA
- a CDS encoding ABC transporter substrate-binding protein produces the protein MKALKWVSKSVVLPLVLTLAACSGTGGGSSTAGETGSPSKSPESSTSAATASPPKVPDLGGQTIKIGQWWDDADPRKVPADKIDAATQKQTDLINAAEKKYNCKIEFVKFGDYGKYVENFTTTSLAGQPFADVVVLELFWSFPTLANKGLIQPIDGWIDMKSSRYNDWMRKGGSFNGKQYGYYDGTPSPYGIFYNKTMVQKLGLEDPFELQKKGEWTWDKFRDFMKKATQDTNGDGKPDVYGFPGGRVFDLAQQLVYVNKGSVEKDASGQFKFSLDNENSMQALQFVSDLYNSDKTFDPSTNDPSKDFIAGKDVLYPGFSWEFNGLRDNMKDTTLGYVFFPKGPKSDKYQSYTQFGNMYFAPKYSKNAEVAMKIYDEINLGPEGKQYSLQGWQSAYPTPELVETRKLMSENIDYISYFSVPDGQKYFGQIVEDITKGKQSPSSAVEKVKPQFNAAIDKLLAESKQ, from the coding sequence ATGAAAGCGCTTAAATGGGTTTCGAAGTCTGTCGTTCTCCCGCTCGTTTTAACACTTGCTGCTTGTTCCGGTACCGGTGGCGGAAGCAGTACGGCAGGCGAGACGGGTTCGCCGAGCAAAAGTCCCGAAAGCAGCACCTCAGCCGCGACAGCTTCACCGCCCAAAGTTCCGGACTTGGGCGGGCAAACCATCAAGATAGGTCAATGGTGGGATGACGCAGACCCCCGCAAAGTTCCTGCGGACAAAATCGATGCGGCCACTCAAAAACAGACTGACTTAATAAATGCGGCTGAGAAGAAATACAACTGCAAAATTGAATTCGTTAAATTCGGTGACTACGGCAAATATGTGGAGAACTTCACGACGACTTCGCTCGCCGGCCAACCGTTTGCGGATGTTGTGGTCCTTGAGCTGTTCTGGTCCTTCCCGACTCTGGCCAACAAAGGACTTATCCAACCGATCGACGGCTGGATTGATATGAAGAGCTCGAGATACAACGATTGGATGCGCAAAGGCGGCAGCTTTAACGGCAAGCAATATGGCTACTATGACGGCACGCCTTCCCCGTACGGTATCTTCTACAACAAGACAATGGTACAGAAGCTTGGTCTTGAAGATCCTTTCGAATTGCAGAAGAAGGGTGAATGGACTTGGGATAAATTCCGCGACTTTATGAAGAAAGCAACGCAAGACACCAATGGGGACGGCAAGCCGGATGTATATGGCTTTCCGGGCGGCAGGGTCTTCGATCTTGCGCAGCAACTGGTTTATGTGAACAAAGGAAGCGTTGAGAAGGATGCGAGCGGCCAATTCAAATTCAGCCTTGACAACGAAAATTCGATGCAAGCTCTGCAATTTGTGTCTGATTTGTACAATAGCGACAAGACATTCGATCCGTCTACGAACGATCCGAGCAAGGATTTCATTGCCGGCAAAGACGTCCTCTATCCCGGTTTCAGCTGGGAATTTAATGGACTTCGCGACAACATGAAAGATACGACGCTTGGATATGTGTTCTTCCCTAAAGGCCCGAAGTCGGACAAATACCAGTCCTACACCCAGTTCGGTAACATGTACTTCGCTCCGAAGTATTCCAAGAATGCGGAAGTTGCCATGAAGATCTATGATGAAATCAACCTTGGACCGGAAGGCAAGCAGTATTCCCTGCAAGGCTGGCAATCGGCTTACCCGACTCCTGAGCTGGTTGAAACCCGCAAACTAATGTCCGAAAACATTGATTACATATCCTATTTCTCGGTTCCCGACGGCCAAAAGTATTTTGGACAGATCGTCGAAGACATCACCAAAGGCAAGCAATCCCCGTCCAGTGCCGTTGAAAAGGTAAAACCCCAATTCAATGCGGCCATTGACAAATTACTTGCTGAATCGAAGCAGTAA
- a CDS encoding carbohydrate ABC transporter permease, whose product MSASHLKERVRLVWRDMKKYKHAYVLLAPYFIIFLTFTAFPVLMSVALSFTNFNMLQSPEWVGWSNYAKLFVNDDIFLISLKNTLLFAAITGPISYMACFLFAWLVNELPPKIRAIMTLILYAPSISGNTYLIWQLIFSGDSYGFANSFLMNWGFSLEPIQWLQDTKYMLVILMIVQLWLSLGTAFLAFIAGLQNVDPTLYEAGAIDGVRNRWQELWFITLPAMRPQLLFGAVIQIASSFAVAEISMNLVGFPSVDYAANTIVTHLIDYGTIRFEMGYSSAIATVLFAIMLLTNLITQRLLRKVGE is encoded by the coding sequence ATGTCCGCCTCTCATCTTAAAGAACGTGTTCGCCTGGTATGGCGTGATATGAAAAAGTATAAGCACGCTTACGTACTGCTAGCCCCTTATTTCATAATCTTTTTGACTTTTACCGCATTCCCGGTTTTAATGTCGGTGGCACTCAGCTTCACCAATTTCAATATGCTCCAATCCCCCGAATGGGTCGGCTGGAGCAATTATGCGAAATTATTCGTGAATGACGACATATTCCTCATATCACTGAAGAATACGCTGTTGTTTGCCGCCATCACCGGACCGATCAGCTACATGGCTTGCTTCCTTTTTGCATGGCTGGTGAATGAACTGCCTCCAAAGATTCGTGCCATTATGACTTTGATCTTGTACGCACCCTCGATATCCGGAAACACCTACTTGATCTGGCAGCTTATTTTTTCAGGAGACTCCTATGGGTTCGCCAATTCCTTCCTGATGAACTGGGGGTTTAGCCTGGAGCCGATTCAGTGGCTGCAGGATACGAAGTACATGCTTGTCATCTTGATGATTGTGCAGCTGTGGCTCAGTTTGGGAACGGCATTTCTTGCGTTCATCGCCGGTTTGCAAAACGTTGATCCGACGCTTTATGAAGCAGGCGCCATCGATGGAGTACGAAACCGTTGGCAGGAGTTATGGTTTATTACGCTTCCGGCCATGCGCCCGCAGTTATTGTTCGGAGCCGTCATCCAGATCGCCAGTTCGTTCGCCGTAGCGGAAATATCGATGAACCTGGTCGGATTCCCGAGTGTGGATTACGCGGCGAATACCATTGTTACCCATTTGATCGATTACGGCACCATCCGTTTTGAGATGGGTTACTCCTCTGCCATTGCTACCGTTCTGTTCGCCATCATGCTACTGACGAACCTGATCACGCAGCGGCTGCTACGGAAGGTGGGGGAGTAA
- a CDS encoding extracellular solute-binding protein, with protein MRRPIVKAIAILVVISIIIYSSTLLAGGGSAARAEPVDRPLDVSGLQNMKGSVNPGSYDAYIARYSKDSRPEKDIVIQGEDFDKAEGISPTITDDLGDGTRRAALTGETGSIEWTFQVPETGLYNIEISYYNVKGKDSDMERELAIDGELPFAEARSFVFSRVWKDATQKIVQDDNGNDIIPDQAEEPMWQSQLLRDSNGYYSEPYLFYFSKGTHRLKLTSAKESMAIDSIKLTNPPGPPSYKDLMKTYIDQGYQPADQVLIKIQGEHAAYKSSQTLVAYNDRSDPANEPFSVSKLRNNAGGGYSWRMPGQWIEWEVDVPKDGLYQIAFKNHQNYLRGMSSLRRLYIDGRLPFAEANRIGFPYSSDWQFKIIGEGSDNPYSVYLAKGKHKIRLEVTLDDLAPILRATQASILQLNNMYRQIISYTSTTPDQFRDYQLEERIPHMVPLFREQSSLLDKIASIIEGSSGKSNENSALLHTLAYQLKDMAAKPETVPLRLESFKGNVGALGSWLLTLPEQPLAIDYLIVSTPGAKLPSPTASGWGHFRSSTQSFFASFYEKYDQFSGEDDGGKSITVWMTSARDQVQVMKRLIENEFTPKTGINVKLRLIGADVVLPATLAGKGPDIALQMGNDTPVNFASRGALVDLSKFADFGQVKQRFLPSAIVPYEYGGGVYGMPEQQTFPMLFYRKDILDELHLKVPQTWEEVYTLIPELQKHHLEFGLEQKPLDMMGNEVVTSNALPPNPAFAMMLSQQNGEFYTEDQQASALDTEKSMLAFKQLTDLYVNYKLPLTVDFANRFRTGEMPIGIMDYTMYNKLSVFAPELKGLWEFGPVPGTTGPDGTIHRETGSGGTSSVMFEAAKDKESAWEFLKWWTSKQTQLDFGRQMEIRLGQSARYPTANIEAFHLLPWPVRELKELDVQSKWVRGIPEVPGGYLTGRHIDNAFRRVVNQGEDPRESLDYYVQYINDEITAKRKEFKLPYRK; from the coding sequence ATGCGGCGGCCAATCGTCAAAGCGATCGCCATCCTTGTTGTTATATCCATCATTATCTATTCATCGACCCTGTTGGCTGGCGGAGGTTCTGCCGCAAGGGCAGAACCTGTTGATCGACCGCTCGATGTATCAGGACTCCAAAATATGAAAGGCTCCGTCAATCCGGGAAGCTACGATGCCTATATCGCTCGATACTCAAAAGACTCCCGGCCGGAAAAGGACATCGTAATTCAAGGCGAAGACTTCGATAAGGCAGAGGGCATATCCCCAACCATCACTGACGATCTTGGCGACGGTACGCGAAGAGCCGCTCTGACCGGAGAAACCGGATCGATCGAATGGACATTTCAGGTCCCGGAAACTGGGCTTTATAATATCGAAATCAGCTATTACAACGTGAAGGGAAAAGATTCCGATATGGAACGCGAACTTGCCATCGATGGTGAGCTGCCTTTCGCGGAAGCCCGAAGTTTTGTATTCTCCCGTGTGTGGAAGGATGCAACACAAAAAATCGTACAAGATGATAACGGAAACGATATTATCCCCGATCAAGCGGAAGAGCCTATGTGGCAAAGCCAATTGCTTCGTGACTCCAACGGCTATTATTCGGAACCCTACCTGTTTTACTTCTCTAAAGGTACCCATAGGCTCAAGCTCACATCGGCGAAAGAATCGATGGCCATTGATTCTATCAAATTAACAAACCCGCCTGGCCCGCCATCCTACAAAGATTTGATGAAAACGTACATAGATCAAGGCTATCAACCCGCGGATCAGGTGCTGATCAAAATACAAGGTGAGCACGCTGCATACAAGTCTTCCCAGACGCTCGTGGCCTATAACGACAGGTCGGATCCGGCCAATGAACCATTCAGCGTATCCAAGCTCCGCAACAATGCGGGCGGCGGGTATTCGTGGAGAATGCCCGGACAATGGATCGAATGGGAAGTGGACGTCCCCAAGGACGGCCTCTATCAAATAGCATTCAAAAATCATCAAAATTATTTGCGGGGGATGTCGTCACTCCGGCGGTTGTACATTGACGGCAGGCTTCCGTTCGCCGAGGCCAACCGGATCGGTTTTCCGTATTCCAGTGACTGGCAGTTCAAGATTATTGGCGAGGGATCAGATAACCCTTATTCCGTGTATCTGGCAAAGGGCAAACACAAGATTCGCCTCGAAGTGACGTTGGATGACTTGGCACCTATTCTGAGGGCAACACAAGCCAGTATTCTTCAGCTGAACAATATGTACCGGCAAATTATCAGTTACACCAGTACAACTCCGGATCAGTTCCGGGATTATCAACTGGAAGAGCGCATTCCCCATATGGTGCCTTTGTTTCGCGAACAAAGCAGCTTGTTGGATAAGATCGCAAGTATTATTGAAGGCTCGTCCGGCAAGAGCAATGAAAACTCAGCATTGCTTCATACGCTCGCCTATCAATTGAAAGATATGGCCGCCAAGCCTGAGACGGTTCCTTTACGGCTTGAATCGTTCAAGGGAAATGTCGGAGCGCTGGGCAGCTGGCTGTTGACGTTACCCGAACAGCCTCTGGCGATTGACTATCTGATCGTAAGTACTCCCGGAGCGAAGCTCCCCTCACCAACAGCTTCGGGCTGGGGACACTTCCGGAGCAGCACCCAATCGTTCTTTGCTTCTTTTTATGAAAAATATGATCAATTTTCCGGAGAAGATGACGGGGGCAAAAGCATTACCGTATGGATGACATCTGCCCGGGATCAGGTACAGGTCATGAAACGGTTGATCGAAAACGAATTCACGCCAAAGACGGGAATCAACGTTAAATTGAGGCTGATTGGGGCCGATGTTGTCCTTCCCGCAACGCTGGCGGGAAAAGGCCCGGATATCGCCCTGCAGATGGGTAACGATACGCCGGTCAACTTCGCAAGCCGCGGCGCCCTGGTCGATTTGTCCAAGTTCGCCGATTTTGGTCAGGTGAAGCAACGGTTCCTGCCAAGCGCGATTGTGCCTTACGAATATGGCGGTGGAGTCTATGGAATGCCCGAGCAACAGACCTTCCCGATGCTATTCTACCGTAAAGATATCCTGGATGAACTGCATTTGAAGGTTCCTCAAACCTGGGAGGAAGTTTATACCTTGATACCGGAGCTGCAAAAGCACCATCTCGAATTCGGGCTGGAGCAAAAGCCGTTGGATATGATGGGCAACGAAGTCGTCACCAGCAATGCGCTCCCCCCGAATCCTGCTTTTGCGATGATGCTTTCCCAGCAAAACGGTGAATTCTACACCGAGGATCAACAGGCGAGTGCGCTTGACACCGAAAAATCCATGTTGGCATTCAAACAACTTACCGATTTGTATGTCAATTATAAACTGCCTCTCACCGTTGATTTTGCCAACCGCTTCCGTACAGGGGAAATGCCAATCGGCATTATGGACTATACGATGTACAACAAACTAAGTGTATTCGCTCCGGAATTGAAGGGACTGTGGGAATTTGGTCCTGTACCCGGCACGACGGGCCCTGACGGCACCATTCATCGAGAAACCGGCAGCGGCGGCACCTCGTCCGTCATGTTCGAAGCAGCCAAGGATAAAGAATCGGCATGGGAGTTTTTGAAATGGTGGACCAGCAAACAGACACAGTTGGATTTTGGACGGCAAATGGAAATTCGACTCGGCCAATCGGCCCGATACCCGACCGCCAATATCGAAGCGTTTCACCTGTTGCCATGGCCGGTCCGGGAGTTGAAGGAATTGGATGTTCAGTCGAAATGGGTCCGCGGAATTCCCGAAGTGCCGGGCGGATACCTGACGGGACGGCATATCGACAACGCCTTCCGGCGCGTTGTTAATCAGGGCGAAGATCCCCGTGAATCTCTGGATTACTACGTGCAGTACATCAATGACGAAATTACGGCGAAACGCAAGGAATTCAAACTTCCCTACCGGAAATGA